One genomic window of Anaerofustis stercorihominis DSM 17244 includes the following:
- a CDS encoding manganese efflux pump MntP family protein gives MSLWELFIIAVGLSMDAFAVSICKGLSVEKITIKHPIKAGLYFGGFQALMPLVGYYLGFHFKDLITNFDHWIAFMLLGFIGINMILESRNIDEDLNNKFDFKTMLTLSIATSIDALAIGITFAFLKVNIIHAVLLIGATTFILSIIGIKIGNIFGLKYKQKAEMFGGVILILMGLKILLEHLGIL, from the coding sequence ATGAGTTTATGGGAACTATTCATCATCGCAGTAGGACTTTCAATGGATGCATTCGCAGTTTCGATATGTAAAGGACTTTCAGTAGAAAAAATAACTATAAAACATCCAATCAAGGCAGGATTATATTTCGGAGGATTTCAGGCATTAATGCCGCTGGTCGGATATTATTTGGGATTTCACTTTAAAGATTTAATAACGAACTTCGACCACTGGATAGCTTTTATGCTATTAGGTTTTATAGGAATTAATATGATTTTGGAATCAAGAAATATCGATGAAGATTTAAATAATAAGTTTGATTTTAAAACAATGCTTACTTTAAGCATTGCTACAAGCATAGATGCTCTTGCGATAGGAATTACCTTTGCATTTCTAAAAGTCAATATTATTCACGCAGTATTACTAATAGGAGCAACAACCTTTATTTTATCCATAATAGGAATAAAAATAGGTAATATATTCGGTCTAAAGTACAAACAAAAAGCTGAAATGTTTGGAGGTGTGATATTGATTTTAATGGGACTTAAAATATTACTGGAACATCTTGGAATACTTTAA
- a CDS encoding HAD family hydrolase: MNNKLLIFDFDGTLVNSLPLWQKVDKIFFNQRRGINYSSEDIDFRPMSIEEAAIEAKNFYGIKDSIESIMNEWIEIVDGLYLTENILRNGAKELISKAKKQNYKLAVGTNNTIRLVDGFLKKEGIKKYFDLILTANDVENSKPAPDIFLGIADKLKVKPENSIVIEDSLSGTTAGKAANMFTYTIKEDESLEHKDEILKITDKYIYSLSEVELF; this comes from the coding sequence ATGAATAATAAATTACTTATATTTGATTTTGACGGAACACTGGTAAACTCACTTCCCTTATGGCAAAAAGTAGATAAAATCTTCTTTAACCAAAGAAGAGGCATAAACTATTCAAGTGAGGATATTGATTTCAGACCAATGAGTATAGAAGAAGCTGCTATAGAAGCAAAAAATTTCTATGGAATAAAAGATAGTATAGAAAGTATAATGAATGAATGGATAGAAATCGTAGACGGACTGTATCTTACAGAAAATATACTGAGAAATGGTGCCAAAGAACTGATTTCAAAGGCTAAGAAACAAAATTATAAATTAGCTGTAGGTACCAACAATACTATAAGACTTGTTGACGGTTTTTTAAAAAAAGAAGGAATCAAAAAATATTTTGATTTGATTTTGACAGCGAATGATGTTGAAAACAGTAAACCTGCTCCCGATATTTTTTTAGGCATTGCGGATAAATTAAAAGTAAAACCTGAAAATTCTATTGTAATAGAAGATTCTCTTTCGGGAACGACAGCGGGAAAAGCTGCAAATATGTTTACATATACGATAAAAGAAGATGAAAGTTTGGAACATAAAGATGAAATACTTAAAATAACCGACAAATATATCTACTCATTAAGTGAAGTGGAATTATTTTAA
- a CDS encoding DNA-3-methyladenine glycosylase family protein translates to MKIEQVNNDIILTKTDHFNLKKTFECGQCFRWDEIEKDEFIGVVNGKVIHIKENNGTFTFYDTTEEYFNNVLVDYFDFNLDYNEIDKKISTDEHIKKCIEYGNGIRILKQDLFETIISFIISANNNIPRIKKIISDLCERYGKEIIYKGKSYYSFPSYEDLKDITQEEFHELKMGFRDKYLVDAISKINSGEIDLDTITNMETAEAKKELMKIKGVGEKVSDCILLFSLKRLELCPMDVWVKRIFETRYGLTDLTFENGFNLAKNNWGEYAGIAQQYLFYYERETSKEK, encoded by the coding sequence ATGAAGATAGAACAAGTAAACAATGATATCATTTTAACCAAAACCGATCATTTTAATTTAAAGAAAACATTTGAATGCGGACAATGCTTCAGATGGGACGAAATAGAAAAAGATGAATTCATAGGAGTAGTAAACGGAAAAGTAATACATATAAAAGAAAATAATGGAACTTTTACTTTCTATGATACGACAGAAGAATATTTTAATAATGTTCTGGTAGATTATTTTGATTTCAATTTAGATTATAACGAGATAGATAAAAAAATCAGTACAGATGAACATATCAAAAAGTGTATTGAATACGGTAATGGCATAAGGATTTTAAAACAGGATTTATTCGAAACTATTATCTCTTTTATAATTTCAGCCAATAATAATATACCGAGGATAAAAAAAATAATAAGCGATTTATGTGAAAGATACGGCAAAGAAATAATTTATAAGGGAAAAAGTTATTATTCTTTTCCTTCTTATGAAGATTTAAAAGATATAACACAAGAAGAATTCCACGAACTTAAAATGGGATTTAGAGATAAATATTTGGTAGATGCTATTTCAAAAATCAACTCAGGAGAAATCGACCTTGATACAATAACAAATATGGAAACTGCCGAAGCAAAAAAGGAACTGATGAAAATAAAGGGTGTGGGAGAAAAAGTTTCGGATTGTATATTACTATTTTCTCTTAAAAGATTAGAATTATGCCCTATGGACGTTTGGGTTAAAAGGATATTTGAAACCAGATACGGACTCACCGATTTAACATTTGAAAATGGATTTAACCTCGCAAAAAATAACTGGGGTGAATATGCGGGTATAGCACAACAATATTTATTCTATTATGAAAGAGAAACTTCTAAGGAGAAATAA
- a CDS encoding tRNA1(Val) (adenine(37)-N6)-methyltransferase yields the protein MNLRLDDLQIKNYYIYQDTDSFCFGVDAVLLANFMAKFIKRNDKLIDLCSGSGIIPILIYAKRENKDITMVEVNKDMCSVAEKSLEYNKIDTINIINNDLNQLDKSLYNKFDSLSVNPPYYKTNSGIISENDNKKIARHEILCNFDDIAKVSSKLLKDKGKFFLVHRTDRFEEILLTLNKYRLTVKDVKFIYPKKNKNSNLFLLKAVKNAKQSMNILPSLIMYQDNDQYTKEFMEYYYEDRTSKQ from the coding sequence ATGAATTTAAGACTTGATGATCTGCAGATAAAAAATTATTATATATATCAAGACACCGATAGTTTTTGTTTCGGTGTAGATGCGGTTTTGCTTGCCAATTTCATGGCAAAGTTCATTAAAAGAAACGATAAATTAATCGATCTTTGCTCAGGCAGTGGTATCATACCTATACTCATATATGCAAAAAGAGAAAATAAAGATATAACCATGGTTGAAGTAAATAAAGATATGTGTTCAGTTGCAGAAAAATCTCTTGAATATAATAAAATAGATACTATTAATATTATCAATAACGACTTAAATCAATTGGACAAATCTTTATATAATAAATTTGACAGTCTTTCGGTAAACCCTCCCTATTATAAAACAAACAGTGGTATAATAAGCGAAAATGACAATAAAAAAATAGCACGACATGAAATATTATGTAACTTTGATGATATAGCAAAGGTTTCCTCAAAATTGCTTAAAGATAAAGGTAAATTTTTTCTGGTTCACAGAACAGACAGGTTCGAAGAAATACTTCTTACATTGAATAAATATAGACTTACGGTAAAAGATGTAAAATTTATCTATCCTAAAAAGAATAAAAATTCTAATTTATTTCTTTTAAAAGCAGTAAAAAACGCAAAACAATCGATGAATATACTGCCATCGCTTATAATGTACCAAGATAACGACCAATATACAAAAGAATTTATGGAGTATTATTATGAAGATAGAACAAGTAAACAATGA
- a CDS encoding SpoIIE family protein phosphatase, whose translation MISREGIIKINNTYNKNIKKEKETKKNNFTLYKNIVITILSILGNFSIFFSYTLPFVFGISAFIIYKEELSNIPLVLMVIITSFTLGISSGIRLIFSILLMFALSRNYIINSNKATYACLASVITLFSGLLTNYIAKNPPINNMYCALEALSLVIVFFIFDTAYNLIENIDLKKDFSSFEALSLGVVFSIFLLGTADINIFTLSIAMIFTTFLLLFVATYFSLSLCLSFSLVSSILLTLRGGFDTDIILIFTVACLFASMTKNISKITSTLIFGFTALTLSCYINKSIMFTVGLKEVLIASAAFLIFTALFNDRVMAFLSSTETIDHGNIFNNAIKKTIKEEIENKKNMINEVSYNITLNNKNENTNVTKSICKVLTADICTNCEDFHKCWNEEGEDTFVNFSQVILDTYNGKITSKKDLPKSFINKCKYNFFMFKSTSYLCDNLKLKKDYNNKLNKFKSLMKIEFNSVNKTLDNIYNNIKKGLNYFSSDEKKVKEGLFSMGIIVKETVILEDFQGKIKTYLKTGKRLSSEEYRITVPLLLSEILGKNIMYDYNSYTEQAFEAFEYTFTERMPYSLSVGVRREKKENREECGDNYSNIVLPTNTHLIALADGMGSGEKANKQSERVLNLLEEMLSCGSGEENSVNMINSILSLEEDEIFTTLDVVLFDLYNAEAEFIKAGALESYLKRDGEIMDLTGEALPIGIIENINLATEKLKLKNNDYLYLISDGFLEAFSDDRELIKEKIKNMEYRNPQKIADELFNEAYARSLGKLKDDVSILVVKVREEIAG comes from the coding sequence ATGATAAGTAGAGAAGGAATTATTAAAATAAACAATACATATAATAAAAACATAAAAAAAGAAAAAGAGACTAAAAAAAACAACTTTACCCTATATAAAAACATAGTCATAACGATTTTGTCTATTCTCGGTAACTTTAGTATATTCTTTTCCTACACTTTACCTTTTGTTTTCGGTATAAGCGCATTTATCATCTACAAAGAAGAACTTTCAAACATCCCCTTAGTTCTTATGGTGATAATAACATCTTTTACTCTTGGGATATCATCAGGGATAAGACTTATTTTTTCAATATTATTGATGTTCGCACTTAGCCGAAATTATATTATAAACAGTAATAAAGCTACATATGCATGTCTTGCAAGTGTCATCACATTATTTAGCGGCTTACTTACGAATTACATAGCTAAAAATCCTCCAATAAATAATATGTACTGTGCACTTGAAGCTCTTAGTTTGGTAATTGTTTTCTTTATCTTCGATACTGCCTATAATCTGATTGAAAATATTGACCTTAAAAAAGACTTCTCATCCTTTGAAGCCTTAAGCCTTGGAGTTGTATTTTCTATATTTTTACTTGGTACGGCAGATATAAATATATTTACCTTATCGATAGCTATGATTTTTACTACCTTCCTTTTGTTATTCGTAGCTACGTACTTCTCTTTAAGCCTCTGTTTAAGTTTTTCACTTGTAAGCAGTATCCTCCTCACTTTAAGGGGAGGATTTGATACCGATATAATACTTATATTCACGGTAGCATGCTTATTTGCTTCTATGACTAAGAATATATCCAAAATAACAAGTACTCTCATTTTTGGATTTACGGCGCTGACATTATCGTGCTACATAAATAAAAGTATAATGTTTACCGTAGGACTGAAGGAAGTCCTCATTGCTTCCGCTGCTTTTTTGATTTTCACTGCATTATTTAACGATCGGGTAATGGCATTTTTAAGCTCAACCGAAACCATAGACCATGGAAATATATTCAATAATGCAATAAAGAAGACCATAAAAGAGGAAATAGAAAATAAAAAGAATATGATCAACGAGGTAAGCTATAACATTACCCTTAATAATAAAAACGAAAACACAAACGTAACCAAAAGTATATGCAAAGTCCTTACCGCCGATATATGTACAAACTGTGAAGACTTTCATAAGTGCTGGAACGAAGAAGGCGAAGATACTTTTGTAAATTTCTCACAAGTAATCCTTGATACGTATAACGGAAAAATAACATCTAAAAAAGATTTACCTAAAAGTTTTATAAATAAATGTAAATACAACTTTTTTATGTTTAAAAGTACATCATACCTCTGTGATAATTTAAAGCTTAAAAAGGACTATAATAATAAATTAAATAAATTTAAAAGTCTTATGAAAATTGAATTCAACAGCGTCAATAAAACCCTTGATAACATTTATAACAATATCAAAAAAGGACTCAATTATTTTTCAAGCGATGAAAAGAAAGTAAAGGAAGGATTATTCTCAATGGGGATAATCGTAAAAGAAACGGTTATACTTGAAGATTTCCAGGGAAAAATAAAAACATATTTAAAGACAGGAAAAAGATTATCAAGCGAAGAATATAGGATTACCGTACCTTTACTGTTAAGCGAAATCCTCGGTAAAAATATAATGTACGATTATAACTCTTACACAGAGCAAGCTTTTGAAGCTTTTGAATACACATTTACCGAAAGAATGCCATATTCTTTAAGTGTAGGAGTCAGAAGAGAAAAAAAAGAAAACAGAGAAGAATGCGGTGATAACTATTCAAATATAGTCCTCCCAACTAACACACATTTAATTGCTCTCGCAGACGGTATGGGCAGCGGAGAAAAAGCAAACAAACAGAGCGAAAGAGTATTAAATTTACTAGAAGAAATGCTCAGCTGCGGAAGCGGTGAAGAAAACAGTGTAAATATGATAAATTCAATCCTTTCTCTTGAAGAAGATGAGATTTTCACAACTTTGGATGTAGTCCTGTTTGATTTATATAATGCGGAAGCTGAATTCATAAAAGCCGGTGCACTTGAAAGTTATTTAAAAAGAGACGGGGAAATAATGGACTTGACGGGAGAAGCACTTCCAATAGGTATCATAGAAAATATAAATCTTGCCACTGAAAAATTAAAATTAAAAAATAACGACTATTTATATCTGATTAGTGACGGTTTCTTGGAAGCATTCTCAGATGACAGAGAATTAATAAAAGAAAAAATTAAAAATATGGAATACAGAAACCCTCAAAAAATAGCAGACGAATTATTCAATGAAGCATACGCAAGGAGTCTCGGAAAATTAAAAGATGACGTAAGTATATTGGTAGTTAAAGTCAGAGAAGAAATAGCAGGATAA
- a CDS encoding U32 family peptidase codes for MIVNGNEIEILAPAGSFENLKTAILSGADSVYFGLSNFNARRNAENFSSFEDIKEAVDFCHLRGKKAHVTLNTLVYDNEIQDLVKEIEVINKAGFDAIIVQDLGVINILKQISKVPIHASTQLSVHNVSDAKKLKDMGFDRVVLSRELSLKEIKRIMDEVDVEVEIFIHGALCMSVSGQCYFSSALGERSGNRGLCAGVCRLPFYVREKGRYDLSLKDVCYIDYIEEFANMGIASLKIEGRMKSKEYVKSVVSEIRNKIEFGKYNKKLLKDVFSRSGFTDGYITGKRNNMFGIRSEEDKSYTKAAIEEIKSKDIYEDKVKVDIKYDFTLGKNSYLEMIDEDNNIVSVKGDIIEEAKNKPTAKENIEKNLLKLGSTVYEINDMEGKADNNIFVPISSINELRRNATDKLDKIRISKFPVYDIGKLIKPKDKSRPIGGKNIAVINDINTLNEFILDYFDETYIPLFELNKLNKDLIVKYKGKLGVEIPRVYFDEEANINKNLLKAKELGIKKGLAHTIGKIVLLDKLDFEIMTGFGTNITNSYSVDLLEKEIHNLKNVTLSFENTINNINKIKSNTELSIIVYGYLPLMTARNCPVKEEIGCKNCNKKLSLNDRMGKKFRVKCNGQTSELYNTYPLCVFDRLNKLDSDINKIFMFNDENKNDIKNIIKHYENSELLNDSTRGCYFRKLL; via the coding sequence ATGATAGTTAATGGTAATGAAATAGAAATCTTAGCACCTGCAGGAAGTTTTGAAAATTTAAAAACTGCGATTTTATCCGGAGCCGACAGTGTTTACTTTGGTCTTTCTAATTTTAATGCAAGGAGGAATGCCGAAAATTTCTCTAGTTTTGAGGATATAAAAGAAGCAGTAGATTTTTGTCACTTGAGAGGTAAAAAGGCTCATGTTACACTCAATACTTTGGTTTACGACAATGAAATACAGGATTTGGTAAAAGAGATTGAAGTTATTAATAAAGCCGGGTTCGACGCTATCATAGTTCAGGATCTAGGGGTAATAAATATTTTAAAACAGATTTCAAAGGTTCCTATCCATGCTTCCACTCAGCTAAGTGTACATAATGTAAGTGATGCAAAGAAACTTAAAGACATGGGATTTGACAGAGTAGTTCTTTCAAGAGAGCTTTCTTTAAAAGAAATAAAAAGAATTATGGATGAAGTTGATGTTGAAGTAGAAATCTTTATTCATGGTGCGCTTTGCATGAGTGTTTCCGGGCAATGTTATTTTTCTTCTGCGTTGGGAGAGCGAAGCGGGAACAGGGGGTTATGTGCCGGTGTATGCAGACTCCCTTTCTATGTTAGAGAAAAGGGAAGATATGATCTATCTCTTAAAGATGTTTGCTATATCGATTATATAGAAGAGTTTGCAAATATGGGCATCGCTTCTTTAAAGATTGAAGGCAGGATGAAGAGTAAGGAATATGTGAAGAGCGTTGTCAGTGAAATAAGAAATAAAATAGAATTTGGTAAATATAATAAAAAGTTGCTTAAAGATGTATTTTCAAGAAGCGGTTTTACCGACGGTTATATAACAGGTAAAAGAAATAATATGTTTGGTATTAGGAGTGAAGAAGATAAATCTTATACCAAAGCTGCAATTGAGGAGATAAAAAGTAAAGATATTTATGAAGATAAAGTTAAAGTAGATATAAAGTATGACTTTACTTTGGGGAAGAATTCTTATCTGGAAATGATCGACGAAGATAATAATATTGTTTCTGTTAAAGGTGATATAATTGAAGAAGCAAAAAATAAACCTACCGCAAAAGAAAATATTGAAAAAAATTTATTAAAATTAGGCTCGACTGTTTATGAGATAAATGATATGGAAGGTAAGGCGGATAATAATATATTTGTTCCTATTTCAAGCATAAATGAACTGAGAAGGAATGCTACGGATAAGCTTGATAAAATAAGGATTAGCAAATTTCCTGTTTATGATATAGGAAAATTAATAAAACCAAAAGATAAGAGCAGACCTATTGGTGGTAAAAATATTGCCGTTATCAACGATATAAATACACTTAATGAATTTATTCTTGATTATTTTGATGAAACGTACATTCCTTTATTCGAGCTTAATAAATTAAATAAAGATTTGATTGTTAAGTATAAAGGTAAACTGGGCGTAGAAATTCCCAGGGTATACTTTGATGAGGAAGCAAATATAAATAAAAATCTTTTAAAGGCAAAAGAGTTGGGAATTAAAAAAGGACTTGCTCATACGATAGGTAAGATTGTCCTGTTGGATAAACTTGACTTTGAAATAATGACGGGATTTGGAACCAATATTACCAATTCTTATTCAGTGGATTTACTTGAAAAAGAAATACATAATTTAAAAAATGTAACCCTTTCTTTTGAAAATACTATAAATAATATAAATAAAATCAAGTCAAATACTGAGTTATCGATTATAGTATATGGTTATCTTCCTTTGATGACTGCAAGGAATTGTCCTGTAAAAGAAGAGATAGGATGTAAAAATTGTAATAAAAAGCTGTCTCTGAACGACAGGATGGGCAAGAAGTTTAGAGTAAAATGTAACGGACAAACAAGTGAACTTTATAATACTTATCCTTTATGTGTATTTGACAGGCTTAATAAACTCGATAGTGATATAAATAAAATATTTATGTTTAATGATGAAAATAAAAATGATATAAAAAATATAATAAAACACTATGAAAACAGTGAATTACTAAATGATAGTACAAGAGGGTGCTATTTCAGAAAGTTATTATAG
- a CDS encoding PHP domain-containing protein, producing MDRLDFHIHTNASDGSWNSEETVKNVKEAGLKYFAISDHDSISNVKLTEYIANKEGLNFIRATEICSKSFDKEIHILGYDIDIDDIDLTYTMTKTRRVRQNRDTRIIKWVEKNYDNGVSLEEYNIYKMKEMAGLPIMNYLAQKGVCEGVEPFNEVKAQVPVPKDEDLISSEEVIKVIKNAGGVAVLAHPSYYYPGNVMSEEMLNYYLDIGIDGLECYSSYNPLKEQNKYYFEYCKKNDLIVSGGSDCHGSVYKTRFAGTPIVNLSDTNLLARTRSYKHLQNNPCF from the coding sequence ATGGACAGATTAGATTTTCATATTCATACAAATGCTTCCGACGGGAGCTGGAACAGTGAGGAGACCGTAAAAAATGTGAAAGAAGCGGGGCTTAAGTATTTTGCAATTTCGGACCATGACAGTATTTCTAATGTTAAACTAACGGAGTATATCGCAAATAAGGAAGGACTGAATTTTATAAGAGCAACAGAAATATGTTCTAAATCATTTGATAAAGAAATACATATACTTGGATATGATATAGATATTGACGATATCGATCTTACTTATACTATGACAAAAACCAGAAGAGTAAGGCAAAACAGAGATACCAGGATAATAAAATGGGTAGAAAAAAATTATGATAATGGTGTAAGTTTAGAAGAATATAATATTTATAAGATGAAAGAAATGGCTGGGCTTCCCATAATGAATTATCTTGCACAAAAAGGAGTTTGTGAGGGTGTAGAGCCTTTTAATGAAGTTAAAGCTCAGGTTCCTGTCCCTAAAGATGAAGATTTGATTTCATCGGAAGAAGTAATTAAAGTAATAAAAAATGCAGGAGGGGTCGCAGTCCTTGCACATCCTTCTTATTATTACCCGGGAAATGTAATGAGTGAGGAAATGTTAAATTACTATTTGGATATAGGTATCGACGGACTTGAATGCTACAGTTCATATAATCCTTTAAAGGAGCAAAATAAGTATTACTTCGAATATTGTAAAAAAAATGACTTGATAGTAAGCGGTGGGTCGGACTGTCACGGTAGCGTATACAAAACAAGATTTGCAGGTACTCCCATAGTTAACTTAAGTGATACTAATCTTCTTGCAAGGACGAGAAGTTATAAACATTTACAAAATAATCCATGCTTCTAG